A window of Kyrpidia spormannii genomic DNA:
GCCCTTTGAACGGGATTTGATTCGGGAATTATCTGTGGTCGTTGCCGATGTATTCAGCTAATGAATGAAGTCATCGGAGGGGGAGCAAGGATGGTTGTGCCCCGATACGTGGCATCCGTGGATCCAAGAGAGGCCCCGGCCCATGAGGTGGATGCTGTGGTGATCGGTGCCGGGATCGCCGGGTTATATGCGGCATTGAAGCTGGCCGCCTGGGGCAAAGTGGCGGTTCTATACAAAGGCGCCCCGGAGGACAGTAACACCTTTGCCGCCCAGGGCGGCATTGCTGCCGCGGTGGGCGTCGACGATTCTCCCGATTTACATGCTCAGGATACCCTGGCTGCCGGAGCCGGCCTCAACGAACCGGAGGCGGTTCGGACGTTAGTAGAAGAGGCGCCCTCTGTCATCCGGGACTTGATCGAGCAAGGTGCCTCCTTTGACCGATCGGACGGGGAGTATGCTTTAACCCGGGAAGCGGCGCACAGTCGTCGGCGGATACTTCACTCGGGGGGCGACGCCACGGGGAAAGGGATTGCTTCCGCGCTCCTGCGGCAGGTTGGTAGACATCCGAACATCACCTTGTGGGAACAAACGATGGTTGTCGACCTCTTGACGGTGGGCGGGCGTTGCGTCGGGGCGGTCGCAGTTCAGGAGGATGGCCGGGAAACGGTTTGGCACGTTTTCGTGGGCGCGGCCACCATCTTGGCCACCGGGGGAGCGGGTCAATTGTTCGCCCGGACCACAAACCCTGCAGGGGCTACAGGGGACGGGATCGCCCTGGCCTACCGCGCCGGCGCCGAGGTGAGGGATCTCGAATTTGTCCAGTTCCACCCCACGGCTTATGCAGGTGAAGGTGCTCCCGCCTTCCTTTTGTCGGAGGCTTTGCGGGGAGAGGGAGCGGTGTTGCGCAATCGGGACGGACATCGTTTTCTAGAAAATCACCCACAGCGCGAGTTGGCGCCGAGGGATGTGGTGGCGAGGGCGATTGCCAAAGAGTTAAACCAGGGAGAAGAATCGAGGGTGTACCTTGATATGACCCATCGGCCCGCGGAGTGGCTGAGGGATCGGTTCCCGAATATCTACGATTTTTTACTGGGCCAAGGAGTAGACATGGCCAGGGATTGGATTCCGGTAGCGCCTGCCGCCCACTACATGATGGGCGGCGTGGTGACCGATTTAGACGGGCGGACGACGATTCCTGGGCTTTTTGCTGTCGGCGAAACGGCCTCCACCGGTGTTCAGGGAGCGAATCGATTGGCCAGCAACTCCCTGATCGAGGGAGCCGTCTTCGCCCGACGCGCTGCAGAGCGGGCTCGGCAAGAAGGGTTCCGCCGCCGGCGCTCCTTGTCGCTGAACGGACCGGAAGTCGCAGATGAGGGGTACCCCTCGTCTATTCGCAGCCTACCTGATCCGCGGGTGCCAGGGGCCATTGAATCGTTTCGCCGGGAGCTACAAAGGCTGATGATGAAAGAGGTCGGTGTCTTTCGGTCCGGGGACTCCATCGCTCGGGCCTTATCAGGGCTTGGCCGGTGGCTGCCGTCTTTGGTTTACCCGGTTCGAAATCGTGCCGAGGCGGAATGGGTCAACCTGCTGACCACCGCGTTTCTAGTGGTTGAAGCGGCACAGTTGCGCAAGGAGTCTCGGGGAGCACACTATCGGCATGATTTCCCGGAGACGAACGATACCGAGTGGCGAGCTCATCTCGTGTTTTCTCGGGATCGAGGTGCCTACATCCGGGAGGTGGACAGATAGATGGAACTGGATAAGGAAGAAATCCTGGAGGTGGTGAAGCGAGCCCTCCGGGAGGATGTTGGACACGGAGATGTCACAACGCGTCATGTTGTTCCTGCAGGGGCTCGAGCCCGGGGTACGTTTCGGGCAAAGAGTTCGGGTGTGATCGCGGGTTTGCCCGTGGCCCGTCAGGTTTTTGAGATTCTCGATCCCGAAGTCACCTTCCAAGAATCGCTGCGGGAAGGAGAGTCCGTGGGCCCCGGACAGATCGTCGCCGTGGTTGAAGGGCGAGCTTCCTCCATTCTGACGGGGGAGCGGGTGGCACTGAACTTCCTGCAAAGGCTTTCGGGGATTGCCACCAAAACGGCCAAATTCGTGGAGTCGGTCCGGTATTATCATGCGAGGATTACGGACACTCGCAAGACGACTCCGGGCCTCCGCGCGTTGGAAAAGTATGCCGTGCGGGTGGGCGGAGGGTATAATCACCGCTTTGGTCTCTTTGATGCCGTGCTCATCAAAGATAATCACATTGCTGTGGCCGGAGGCGTCAAACAAGCGATCATGGCCGTCAGACGCGGGGCTCCCCATACCATGAAGATCGAGGTCGAGGTGGAAACCTTCGAGCAAATTGACGAGGCACTGGAAGTCAAAGCGGACATTATCATGTTGGACAACATGACGGTGGAGCAGATGAAGGAAGCGGTGGAGCGCATCAATGGCCGGGCGGTGGTCGAAGCATCCGGTGGGGTAACAGAGGAAAACGTGGTAGACATCGCGAAAACGGGTGTTGATTACATATCGGTCGGGGCTTTGACCCATTCATCGACCGCCCTGGATATTTCTCTCGATCTCGATCTGGTTCCCAGCGAAGCTGAGGAGGGCCAGTCATCGGCGTCCGAATGAACGGTGGAATGAGGGGTAGCCATGTTATTGACGATGGATGTAGGGAACACCAATATTGTGCTGGGTGTCTATAAGGGTCGCGATCTTCTTTATCACTGGCGCATGGCCACTGCCCGGGAAAAAACGGAAGATGAACTGGGCATGATGATTAAAAGCTTATTCGCCGATCAGGGCGTGTCCGTATCGGATATTGACGGCGTCGTGATTTCCTCCGTGGTCCCCCCATTGATGCTGGCCTTGGATCGCATGTCGAAAAAATATTTTCACAAAAAACCGTTAATCATAGGTCCGGGGATTCGCACTGGCCTTCCGATCAAGATCGAAAATCCCAAAGAAGTGGGGGCGGATCGCATCGTCAATTGCGTGGGCGCCATCGAGCTTTACGGGCCGCCTCTGGTGATCGTCGATTTTGGAACGGCCACCACCTTTGACGTAGTGAATGAACGGGGAGAATATTTGGGCGGGCCGATCGCTCCAGGTATCGCGATCTCGGTGGAAGCTTTATTTCAGAGGGCCGCGAAGCTGCCCCGGATCGAGTTGGTCAAGCCCGATCACGTTTTGGGCCGCAATACCATCGACATGATGCAGTCCGGCGTCATCTACGGATTTGTGGGCCAAGTGGACGGGCTCGTAACGCGGATTCGCCGGGAGCTGGGCCTGCCTTTTCGCGTCATCGCGACTGGAGGCCTGGCCGAGTTGATCAGTTCGGAATCGGAAACCATCGAAGAGGTTAACCCTTATTTAACCCTTCATGGCTTGCGGATCATTTGGGAACGAAATCGCTGACCGATGGGTCATCGGCGCGAGAACCGGGATCGACATTCGGGAGGGAAGACTTTGCATGACTACATAGTCCGTGCAGTGGCCCGTTCTGGCAAAGTGCGCGCTTATGCAGCCAGGACGACGGAATTGGTGGAAGAATTGAGGCGCCGCCACGGCACTTGGCCCGTGGTGACAGCTGCCTTGGGCCGGGCAGCCACCGTCGGCGCGATGATAGGGGCCATGTTGAAAGGAGATCAGCGTCTCACTGTTCAAGTCATGGGAGACGGCCCCGTCGGAACCATCGTTGTGGATGCTGACGCGGCAGGCCGGGTTCGGGGCTTCGCGGATCACCCAAATGTGGATCTCCCGTTGAACGATCAAGGAAAACTTGATGTCGCAGGTGCCGTAGGAAAAGGGGCTCTCTATGTCGTAAAAGATTTAGGGTTCGGGGAGCCTTATCGAGGTAGTGTCCCTCTCGTGTCTGGCGAGCTCGGGGAGGATTTCGCGTATTACTTCGCGGTTTCAGAGCAATTGCCATCCTCGGTGGGCGTAGGGGTGTTGGTGGATACACATGGAAGGGTCAAACAGGCCGGCGGATTTATCATCCAGTCATTTCCGGGCCTGTCTGAAGAGGAAACCACCGATCTGGAAGGGGCGCTGACCAGTATCCCATCGGTGACCGCGATGTTGGACCGGGGTGTGACTCCCGAAGAGCTGTTGGCGCATGTGGTCCCGGATGTCCGGGTTCTCGATCGGGTACCCGTTGCGTTTCGGTGCAGGTGTTCTCGACAACGGATCGAAAGGATTTTGGTGGCTCTGGGCAAGGAAGAGCGAGAATCCCTTTGCCAGGAACAAGGCGGCGCCGAAGTTCGGTGCCAGTTTTGTGGGAAGGTGTACCGGTTTAGTTGTGAAGCACTTCGGGCTTTGGACGAAGGACGATCGGTGTAGGAGGCGATAGGCAGTGGGGGGGAAGGTTCGCGGAGCTTGGGTGGTTTACCTCGACACCCCGGAGTTGTGGCGAGAGGAGTGGCGGCTAATCGGGGATGATCCCGTGGACACGCCGGCAACCGGGGGACTAACAAGTCTATTTCCCCTGCAGGTACGTTTGGACTGGGAAGATGGGGTGGAATCCGATGTACGGCTATTGGGGATTTTTTCCGAGACCGGGTGCCAGGTGAGCGCCGGCCGTCGCCACTGGATTGTGACAGCGGCTAAGGAACAGCTCTTCCAGGCGGCGGATCGTCTTTTAGAAACACCGGGAGACCCAGGGGCGGCCGAGGTCGGCACCGCTCTGCGGGACGCTGTGCAACGGTCGGAAAGAGCGCGAAAACCGTTGACAGTGGGACCTTGGACCTGGGGTTGGGAGCGTACCCTCGTCATGGGGATCCTCAATGTCACTCCGGATTCCTTTTCGGACGGGGGGCGGTTCAACGACCTGGAAAGGGCTTTGGCCC
This region includes:
- the nadB gene encoding L-aspartate oxidase, whose translation is MVVPRYVASVDPREAPAHEVDAVVIGAGIAGLYAALKLAAWGKVAVLYKGAPEDSNTFAAQGGIAAAVGVDDSPDLHAQDTLAAGAGLNEPEAVRTLVEEAPSVIRDLIEQGASFDRSDGEYALTREAAHSRRRILHSGGDATGKGIASALLRQVGRHPNITLWEQTMVVDLLTVGGRCVGAVAVQEDGRETVWHVFVGAATILATGGAGQLFARTTNPAGATGDGIALAYRAGAEVRDLEFVQFHPTAYAGEGAPAFLLSEALRGEGAVLRNRDGHRFLENHPQRELAPRDVVARAIAKELNQGEESRVYLDMTHRPAEWLRDRFPNIYDFLLGQGVDMARDWIPVAPAAHYMMGGVVTDLDGRTTIPGLFAVGETASTGVQGANRLASNSLIEGAVFARRAAERARQEGFRRRRSLSLNGPEVADEGYPSSIRSLPDPRVPGAIESFRRELQRLMMKEVGVFRSGDSIARALSGLGRWLPSLVYPVRNRAEAEWVNLLTTAFLVVEAAQLRKESRGAHYRHDFPETNDTEWRAHLVFSRDRGAYIREVDR
- the nadC gene encoding carboxylating nicotinate-nucleotide diphosphorylase, with the translated sequence MELDKEEILEVVKRALREDVGHGDVTTRHVVPAGARARGTFRAKSSGVIAGLPVARQVFEILDPEVTFQESLREGESVGPGQIVAVVEGRASSILTGERVALNFLQRLSGIATKTAKFVESVRYYHARITDTRKTTPGLRALEKYAVRVGGGYNHRFGLFDAVLIKDNHIAVAGGVKQAIMAVRRGAPHTMKIEVEVETFEQIDEALEVKADIIMLDNMTVEQMKEAVERINGRAVVEASGGVTEENVVDIAKTGVDYISVGALTHSSTALDISLDLDLVPSEAEEGQSSASE
- a CDS encoding type III pantothenate kinase, yielding MLLTMDVGNTNIVLGVYKGRDLLYHWRMATAREKTEDELGMMIKSLFADQGVSVSDIDGVVISSVVPPLMLALDRMSKKYFHKKPLIIGPGIRTGLPIKIENPKEVGADRIVNCVGAIELYGPPLVIVDFGTATTFDVVNERGEYLGGPIAPGIAISVEALFQRAAKLPRIELVKPDHVLGRNTIDMMQSGVIYGFVGQVDGLVTRIRRELGLPFRVIATGGLAELISSESETIEEVNPYLTLHGLRIIWERNR
- the hslO gene encoding Hsp33 family molecular chaperone HslO: MGHRRENRDRHSGGKTLHDYIVRAVARSGKVRAYAARTTELVEELRRRHGTWPVVTAALGRAATVGAMIGAMLKGDQRLTVQVMGDGPVGTIVVDADAAGRVRGFADHPNVDLPLNDQGKLDVAGAVGKGALYVVKDLGFGEPYRGSVPLVSGELGEDFAYYFAVSEQLPSSVGVGVLVDTHGRVKQAGGFIIQSFPGLSEEETTDLEGALTSIPSVTAMLDRGVTPEELLAHVVPDVRVLDRVPVAFRCRCSRQRIERILVALGKEERESLCQEQGGAEVRCQFCGKVYRFSCEALRALDEGRSV